CTGTAATTTTGCCTTCTTTCATAGGTACGTTGAAGTCAACGCGACAAAATACACGCTTACCTTTTAAATCTACGTCACGAATTGATTTTTTGTTCATTGGATTTCCCTCCGACTACTAGTTAGGATTGACAAAACCCACTCAAAAGCTTAACACATTTGCTTTTAAAACGAAAGAAGAGAGAGAGGGAACAAACCCTCTCCCTCGTTTTGTCATTGATAACTTATATAATTAAGAATTAAAGACCTTTTGAAGTCATGTAAGCTGCTAAGTCTACTACGCGGTTAGAGTAACCTGTTTCGTTATCGTACCAAGAAAGTACTTTAACCATGTTACCTTCCATTACCATTGTAGATAATGCATCGATTGTAGAAGAAGCTGTACATCCGTTATAGTCGATAGATACTAATGGCTCTTCGCTGTATCCAAGGATACCTTTTAATTCGCCTTCAGCTGCTGCTTTGAATGCTGCATTTACTTCTTCAACTGTTACTTCTTTGTCAAGTTCAACAACTAGGTCAACTAGAGAAACGTTAGCAGTTGGAACACGTACAGCGCCACCGTTTAATTTACCTTTAAGTTCTGGTAATACTAATGCTACAGCTTTAGCTGCACCAGTAGATGTTGGGATCATGTTTTCAGCTGCTGCACGAGCACGACGTAAATCTTTGTGTGGTAAGTCTAAGATTTGTTGGTCGTTAGTGTAAGAGTGAATTGTTGTCATCATTCCGCGTTTTACGCCGAATTTTTCGTTTAATACTTTAGCGAATGGAGCTAGACAGTTTGTAGTACAAGAAGCGTTAGATACTACGTTGTGGTTAGCTGCATCGTATTGTTCGTGGTTAACACCCATAACTACAGTGATATCTTCGTCAGAAGCTGGAGCTGAGATGATAACTTTCTTAACTGATCCACCTAAGTGTTTTTCAGCGTCTGATTTTTTAGTGAAACGGCCAGTAGATTCTACTACTACTTCTACTCCGTAGTCGCTCCATGGTAATTGAGCTGGGTCACGCTCAGCGATAACTTTAATTTCTTTACCGTTAACAACGATGCTGTTTTCGTTAGCAGATACTTCTGCATTTAAAGTTCCGTGAACTGTGTCATATTTTAAAAGGTGAGCTAATGTTTTAGCATCTGTTAAGTCGTTGATTGCTACTACTTCTACCTCAGAGTTGTTAAGAGCTGCGCGGAATACGTTACGTCCGATACGTCCAAATCCATTAATACCAATTTTAGTCATTTGAATTTCCTCCTTGGGGGATTATATTAAAGGGTAATACCCTTTGTTAACTGTTTTGCTGCACCTTCATCTGTAATTAGAATTGAAGTGTGCCCTTGTTTAATTACAGCCTGTATTGCCTTTGCCTTTGAAGAACCTCCAGCGACTGCAACAACGTGAGATACATTTTGTAAATCCTCAAGTTGCATACCAACTGTTCTTACTTTATGAACAACATTTCCTTGTTCATTAAAGTAATAACCGAAAGCTTCACCAACTGCTTCGCTTGCCTGAATCTTTAACCAATCTGCTTCTGAAGTATTTCTGCGGCGTGCCATTGTTAACGCATCACCTATTCCATGAATGACGATATTGGAAGATCGAATCAACTCAAGAACTTCTTTCACGGAAGGCTCTGTCACAATAGACGCATATGCTTCGCTGCTAACATGGTCTGGGACATACAATAAGCGATAATTACTCATCGTATTTTGCGCCATTTTGGCACAAATGGTATTGGCTTCTAATTCAACGCCTTCTCCAATTCCACCACGTGCTGGGACAAATAGCATATGTAAATCTTTGCAATCAAGCTGCATCATGTCCGCAACAGCAGCTAGCGTAGTTCCTCCAGCCACAGCAACGATATTATTCGCTGTCAGACGGTCTTTTATACAAGTCACACAAGCACGGCCCATCTCCAGTTTGACCCAAGGCGATTCATCACTATCACCAGGGACAACGAAAACTTCATCCAAGTCTAATGTTTCCTTAAGTTGCTTTTCTAAAACCTTTAACCCGGAAATTTCTTTCATAAAGTCTTCCAAAGCAAGAACTAAAGCTGTTCCTTCTTCTGTCAATGTCATTCCAGAAGAAGCGACGTGAACTAAGTTTTGTTCTTTCAAAACTTGAACTTCACTTCGCAATACTCGTTCTGTCATACCGAGACTTGCTGATAAGTTTCTTCTTCCAATCGGCTGCATGAGCCTAATGTATTGAAGAATTTGCATTCTCGTTTGCATAACAGGTAGCAGATCAGGTAATAATTTTTTTGTGTTCTGAATCCATGAGCGCATATCTTTTCTCCTCACTACATTGGTTCATTTTTCCTCTGTGGTCACTTTACGTCCCGTAGTGACATTTTGTGTCCCACATAGGTTAAAAAAATAATCCCTGCTACGTGTATTATTGTAACAGGAGATAGAAACTTATTCAACTCTTAACTGCATTCTTTATATAGTTTATTATGACACCTTTGTGAATGTTACCATATTCTACTTGTTTTTCGTCTATTTCTACAACTGGAATCATTAGATGATATTTTTCTAAAAGGTCATTATCTTCATATATATCTATTTCCTCGATTTGAAAAGAATATTCACATTGCACTTCCTGTAAAACTTGTTTCGCCTTCACGCAAAGGCCACAATCTTTTTTTGTATACAGTACAACTTTCATCTTCTTCACCTATCCGATCGTTTTTCGTAATGACGACGCCGGGATGTGCATTTGCTCTCTATACTTCGCCACTGTTCTTCGAGAAATAACAATTTCATGTTCTTCTTCTAACAATTTTGAAATCTTTTGGTCTGAAAGTGGCTTTTTCTTATTCTCCGCCTCAACAAGCGTTTGAATAAATTGTTTTACACGCTTTGTAGAAACCGCTTCATCTTCAGTCGTCGAAACGGCATTACTAAAGAACGATTTCATCTCAAATAAACCGTGTGGTGTTTGCACATATTTATTTCGCGTTGCACGACTAATTGTAGATTCATGCACACTTAGCTCTTCTGCTACTTCTTTTAAAGCAAGTGGCTTTAAATAATCCGGACCTTTCCAGAAGAAATCACGTTGTTTTTCCATAATAATGGTCATCACTTGCAGAAGGGTTTGTTTTCTCTGCTTCAAACTACGCATAATCCACTGCACATGCTGATACTTTTCTGATACGTAAGATGCTACTTCACTTTCACTATTATTAAGAAGCGCACTATATTCAGAATGAATCTCAATTCTCGGCATATTTCTCTCATTCATTTGTAAAACGAGACGATCGCCATCTTTTTTCACTGCCATATCAGGCACAATATAAAGTGGTTTATCAGAAGAAAACGCAAGACCTGGTTTTGGTTGTAATGACGTTATACAATTTACTGCATCCTGTAATTCTTCATTACTACACTTCAACACTTGAACAAGCTTTCTCCAATCTTTCTTCACGAAATAAGCGAAATGATCTTCTACAACCTCTTCTGCCAATCCATTCCGCCTTTGTAAGCGCTTCAATTGCAAGGTTAGACATTCCTTAATATTCCGCGCCCCTACCCCTGCTGGCTCGAGTGATTGGACAAGCTCTACAGAGCGGTCGACTACATGCAGTGGTGCGGAAAGAAGATTTGCTAACTCTTCATTCGTTTCTTGTAAATACCCATTTCCATCCATGTTCATAATAATGAAAGAAGCTACTTTTCGCTCTTCTTCCTCTATTTTATAATACTGTATTTGATTTAATAAATGTTGCTGAATCGTTGTTGAATCCACACTGTAGATTTCCATCTGATTCTCGACTTGTTTGCTGGTACTTTTACTTGTGTTAGAGCTCTTTTTCTTCTCCCTCTCAAAACCACCTAACTCAATAAGGGGATTCTCTAACGATTGCTCATACAAAAACTCCGATAATTCTTGTACATTATACTGGAGCATTGTAATCGCTTGCCTTAACTCTTGTGTCATTGCCAAACGTAAGCTTTGTTCTTGTAAAAGACTTGCCTTCAAACTAATCTCCCCCTTGTTTCTATTGTACAATAAGTTTGGTAAAAGGAGAATCCTATCACAGACACCCATTCCAAAATATTATTAATTTATATGTATTAATGAGATTTACAACTTACAACCGAAATTTGAATAATATTGAAAGAAAATAATAAGTCGATAAATTATTATCAAGTACTAATAGTAAATCTTATTACTAGATATAACAAGAGGGAAATAAAAAAAGTCCTAACCTACAAAACGTAAGTTAGGACTTTTTGACGCGCCCAGAGGGATTCGAACCCCCGGCAGACGTGGTACCGGAAACCACCGCTCTATCCGACTGAGCTATGGGCGCATAATTATAAAATATACTTCATTTTCTTCTCATAATAATAGCAATAAAATCCATCTAAATCAATAAAAATATCCCCATAATCCTTTATGCACCTTAGTTATGATTACATCAACAAAGCACCATCCCCTAAATTTTCCAATCATAAATTCCCCCCAACTCACAAATTATAACCTTTGAATTGATATTCCAAAGGGGGCTTCATTCAATGACTGTAATTACGAAATTAAAGCAAACTGTTTCTGGATTAAAAAGTGCACAAGCTAGCTTAGAGGGATTCGCTCTTGATACGGATAACCAACAAGCGAAGCAACTTTTCCAAACAGCTGCGCAGCAAACACAAACGATTATCGATTCTTTAAACCCTCGCGTTGAAGAAGTCCAACAAGAAGAACCACAATACTCACAGCAATAACGGATTCGTCATGCTGTGAAATAGAAAAAGGATGATATGCAGTCATCCTTTTTCTATCACATTACATATTGCAATAGAAATGGAATGATAATTATGCGAAAACTCGGGCTCATAACCGCATTATTTGCCCTTCTATTTAGCTCTTTTAC
This genomic window from Bacillus anthracis str. Vollum contains:
- a CDS encoding glutaredoxin family protein, translating into MKVVLYTKKDCGLCVKAKQVLQEVQCEYSFQIEEIDIYEDNDLLEKYHLMIPVVEIDEKQVEYGNIHKGVIINYIKNAVKS
- the gap gene encoding type I glyceraldehyde-3-phosphate dehydrogenase — translated: MTKIGINGFGRIGRNVFRAALNNSEVEVVAINDLTDAKTLAHLLKYDTVHGTLNAEVSANENSIVVNGKEIKVIAERDPAQLPWSDYGVEVVVESTGRFTKKSDAEKHLGGSVKKVIISAPASDEDITVVMGVNHEQYDAANHNVVSNASCTTNCLAPFAKVLNEKFGVKRGMMTTIHSYTNDQQILDLPHKDLRRARAAAENMIPTSTGAAKAVALVLPELKGKLNGGAVRVPTANVSLVDLVVELDKEVTVEEVNAAFKAAAEGELKGILGYSEEPLVSIDYNGCTASSTIDALSTMVMEGNMVKVLSWYDNETGYSNRVVDLAAYMTSKGL
- the cggR gene encoding gapA transcriptional regulator CggR; this translates as MRSWIQNTKKLLPDLLPVMQTRMQILQYIRLMQPIGRRNLSASLGMTERVLRSEVQVLKEQNLVHVASSGMTLTEEGTALVLALEDFMKEISGLKVLEKQLKETLDLDEVFVVPGDSDESPWVKLEMGRACVTCIKDRLTANNIVAVAGGTTLAAVADMMQLDCKDLHMLFVPARGGIGEGVELEANTICAKMAQNTMSNYRLLYVPDHVSSEAYASIVTEPSVKEVLELIRSSNIVIHGIGDALTMARRRNTSEADWLKIQASEAVGEAFGYYFNEQGNVVHKVRTVGMQLEDLQNVSHVVAVAGGSSKAKAIQAVIKQGHTSILITDEGAAKQLTKGITL
- the rpoN gene encoding RNA polymerase factor sigma-54, coding for MKASLLQEQSLRLAMTQELRQAITMLQYNVQELSEFLYEQSLENPLIELGGFEREKKKSSNTSKSTSKQVENQMEIYSVDSTTIQQHLLNQIQYYKIEEEERKVASFIIMNMDGNGYLQETNEELANLLSAPLHVVDRSVELVQSLEPAGVGARNIKECLTLQLKRLQRRNGLAEEVVEDHFAYFVKKDWRKLVQVLKCSNEELQDAVNCITSLQPKPGLAFSSDKPLYIVPDMAVKKDGDRLVLQMNERNMPRIEIHSEYSALLNNSESEVASYVSEKYQHVQWIMRSLKQRKQTLLQVMTIIMEKQRDFFWKGPDYLKPLALKEVAEELSVHESTISRATRNKYVQTPHGLFEMKSFFSNAVSTTEDEAVSTKRVKQFIQTLVEAENKKKPLSDQKISKLLEEEHEIVISRRTVAKYREQMHIPASSLRKTIG
- a CDS encoding DUF1657 domain-containing protein; translation: MTVITKLKQTVSGLKSAQASLEGFALDTDNQQAKQLFQTAAQQTQTIIDSLNPRVEEVQQEEPQYSQQ